A stretch of Dyella sp. BiH032 DNA encodes these proteins:
- a CDS encoding type III secretion HpaP family protein encodes MHNDSIHVPRETHAIHPSHARTQRDKDEPARGREEIQRFRKLMDGATQEQDAEETGAVGKLSAGEQEKALRELLQRQLDASAGKSTAMPPRDGERDGQDASSDGGQSDGQGLPSAGALAWQQAQQVVLHGAEQPAAAAHAMLAPALAELIERHVKRLLVPEAQSSAQAREVMITLKDGVLPGTDLWLSRTDKGWKLRADTHTPEAYRQLMESAPQLVERFAGKRLGALEIDPVWHG; translated from the coding sequence ATGCACAACGACTCCATCCATGTGCCGCGCGAGACACATGCTATCCATCCTTCGCATGCGCGTACGCAGCGCGACAAGGACGAGCCGGCGCGCGGTCGCGAAGAGATTCAGCGTTTCCGCAAGCTGATGGATGGCGCCACGCAGGAGCAGGACGCCGAAGAAACCGGCGCCGTCGGCAAACTATCGGCCGGCGAGCAGGAGAAAGCGCTGCGCGAACTGCTGCAGCGGCAGCTGGACGCATCGGCGGGCAAGAGCACGGCGATGCCGCCGCGCGACGGCGAGCGCGATGGCCAGGATGCCTCGTCCGACGGCGGGCAGTCCGACGGACAAGGCTTGCCCAGTGCGGGCGCGCTGGCCTGGCAGCAGGCGCAGCAGGTGGTGCTGCATGGCGCGGAACAGCCTGCGGCCGCCGCCCACGCCATGCTGGCGCCGGCCCTCGCCGAACTGATCGAGCGTCACGTGAAGCGCCTGCTGGTGCCCGAGGCGCAGAGTTCCGCGCAAGCGCGCGAGGTGATGATCACGCTGAAGGACGGCGTGCTTCCCGGCACGGACCTCTGGCTCAGCCGCACCGACAAGGGCTGGAAGCTGCGCGCCGACACGCATACGCCCGAGGCGTACCGGCAACTCATGGAAAGCGCGCCGCAACTGGTGGAACGTTTCGCCGGCAAGCGGCTGGGCGCGCTGGAAATCGATCCGGTCTGGCATGGCTGA
- a CDS encoding LysM domain-containing protein, translating into MGIGIGILKHDPLAQLLAGGDRIRVVPGNGNGHVQLSFPMSPGDTVSTIADKLGLPIDSLLQANPGMSANTPLTAGLTMQLPVSSPGELHAGGWNEGNGRTDSNLSPGQRELPLPPDLPNPMRARIDGIQLGVTLSAGPNAQQVLPLVAAAGLNGADVALQAARSQPLAGWPGGTAPGSAPVGYVPAADRGGTVATALPASSLGAARADGVVLSMAQAAGALAQAAMDQQHGNSSIPPPPPMPWLDGTRPNLLATPMAWPGVVPQNPPAGWNVAAPAVDGNEAKVQIMALLMAQLGQAAVGGAGTANVQTPGFIDPQAVAAHAASMRAGRAIDLGAGRKLEFTLVQDRMRRVGAIGDEERAAAGRRARGAAEPTPERRVEDDASEESRDRREQARRRYAAEAALRRRRRKLSARCRPRRGPRLPLREPGQGRYPVRVDWAEFRGRLPPRYLWGAGPDAPAP; encoded by the coding sequence ATGGGCATCGGTATCGGCATCCTCAAGCACGATCCCCTGGCGCAGCTGCTCGCGGGCGGCGATCGCATCCGCGTCGTGCCGGGCAATGGCAACGGGCACGTGCAACTGAGTTTCCCCATGTCCCCGGGCGACACGGTCAGCACGATCGCCGACAAGCTCGGGTTGCCGATCGACAGCCTGCTGCAGGCCAACCCCGGGATGAGCGCGAATACGCCTCTCACGGCCGGGCTCACCATGCAGTTGCCGGTTTCTTCGCCTGGCGAGCTGCATGCCGGCGGATGGAACGAAGGCAACGGCCGCACCGACAGCAACCTGTCGCCCGGGCAGCGCGAACTGCCCTTGCCGCCGGACCTGCCGAACCCGATGCGCGCGCGCATCGACGGTATACAGCTGGGCGTGACGCTATCCGCCGGACCGAACGCGCAGCAGGTGCTGCCGCTGGTCGCGGCAGCGGGTTTGAACGGGGCCGACGTCGCGTTGCAGGCGGCCCGCAGCCAGCCGCTGGCCGGCTGGCCTGGCGGAACCGCACCGGGCAGTGCGCCCGTGGGCTACGTGCCTGCGGCAGACCGCGGCGGCACGGTGGCCACGGCACTGCCGGCGTCCTCGCTGGGTGCGGCGCGCGCGGACGGCGTGGTGCTGAGCATGGCCCAGGCCGCCGGCGCACTCGCGCAGGCGGCGATGGATCAGCAACACGGCAACTCATCCATCCCGCCGCCTCCGCCCATGCCATGGCTGGATGGCACGCGGCCCAATCTCCTGGCGACGCCGATGGCCTGGCCGGGCGTCGTACCGCAGAACCCCCCGGCGGGTTGGAACGTGGCCGCACCGGCCGTCGACGGCAATGAAGCGAAAGTACAGATCATGGCGCTGCTGATGGCCCAGCTGGGCCAGGCAGCGGTCGGCGGCGCCGGCACGGCGAACGTGCAGACGCCGGGATTCATCGATCCCCAGGCCGTGGCGGCGCACGCGGCGAGCATGCGTGCCGGGCGCGCGATCGACCTGGGTGCGGGCCGCAAGCTGGAGTTCACGCTGGTGCAGGACCGCATGCGTCGCGTCGGTGCGATCGGCGATGAAGAGCGGGCCGCTGCCGGACGCCGTGCGCGTGGCGCGGCGGAGCCGACGCCCGAGCGGCGCGTCGAGGACGACGCATCCGAGGAAAGCCGCGATCGCCGCGAGCAGGCGCGCCGTCGGTATGCCGCCGAAGCCGCCCTGCGCCGTCGCCGCCGCAAGCTCAGCGCGCGTTGCCGCCCTCGCCGCGGTCCGCGGCTGCCGCTGCGCGAGCCGGGGCAGGGGCGCTATCCGGTGCGGGTGGACTGGGCCGAATTCCGCGGCCGTCTCCCGCCGCGTTATCTGTGGGGCGCAGGGCCTGACGCGCCGGCACCTTGA
- a CDS encoding ankyrin repeat domain-containing protein, with protein MLYSFRASVAPRWADAGEHGMMRFHRPGRLAWGLLASFALAGHAAGTEAMSDMDASKVFADPRVAALADAALAGDAARVRSLVKDGADPNAHGDHGVTLLEWALLRKDLRGMQALLDAGADPSRPGVGGATALHMAAMADDPSYLRLLLDRRADPNAPHGVTQAPPLAAALMNPKDDAFQLLLAHRADPNRADRLGNTPLHVAAKVHKTQCVLRLLEAGADPTRRNQQGITFQAYFNILPAGGLNPTARADHEAVHQWLRQHGVAVEQGVQ; from the coding sequence ATGCTGTACTCCTTTCGCGCCAGCGTCGCGCCGCGCTGGGCCGACGCGGGAGAACACGGCATGATGCGTTTCCATCGACCCGGGCGCCTCGCCTGGGGCCTGCTGGCGAGCTTCGCGCTCGCCGGCCATGCGGCCGGAACAGAAGCCATGAGCGACATGGACGCAAGCAAGGTGTTCGCCGATCCGCGCGTCGCGGCGCTGGCCGATGCCGCGCTCGCCGGCGACGCCGCGCGCGTGCGGTCCTTGGTGAAGGACGGCGCCGATCCCAACGCGCACGGCGACCACGGCGTCACGCTCCTGGAATGGGCCCTATTGAGGAAAGACCTGCGCGGCATGCAGGCGCTACTCGACGCCGGTGCCGACCCATCGCGCCCCGGCGTGGGCGGTGCCACCGCGCTGCACATGGCCGCGATGGCGGACGATCCGTCCTACCTTCGCCTGCTGCTCGATCGCCGCGCCGACCCGAACGCGCCGCACGGCGTCACGCAGGCGCCGCCGCTGGCCGCCGCGCTGATGAACCCCAAGGACGACGCGTTCCAGCTGCTGCTCGCGCACCGCGCCGATCCCAACCGTGCCGACCGGCTGGGCAACACGCCGCTGCACGTCGCCGCAAAAGTCCACAAGACGCAATGCGTGCTGCGCCTGCTCGAAGCCGGCGCGGACCCCACGCGCCGCAACCAGCAAGGCATCACCTTCCAGGCCTACTTCAATATCCTGCCGGCCGGCGGCCTCAACCCGACGGCACGCGCCGACCACGAAGCGGTACACCAATGGCTGCGCCAGCACGGCGTGGCGGTCGAACAGGGCGTGCAGTAG
- a CDS encoding LysM peptidoglycan-binding domain-containing protein: MTAVSAVRSSSAVTASNDAPTTYTVQHGDTLSGIAQRFGVSLAALEAANPQIANPDRIYPGDRIHLPAGGQDGGPQASAPAAGAPPAGKGGPASGFSISQNGVQMIEGFEGYSATAYPDPGTGGAPWTIGYGHTKGVQPGQTITRAQAEAYLKEDLAWAQDAVRRNVHVPINQNQFDALVSLTYNLGANGYPGLLAKLNAGDYKGAQQMFGEYVHAGGRVLQGLVNRRAKEAALFGSDAPSGTSTTPSPPSPPPSGGSRGGSYTVQPGDTLSAIAARQGVSLKALEAANPQIRDFNHIYPGQVIHLPGSSGSSSGSPAGGSYTVRSGDTMSGIAARHGVSLSALLAANPQIANPNRIYPGQVIHLPGGSGGNSAPASTSHDYTVRSGDTLSGIAARNGVSLAALERANPQISHPDRIYPGQVIHIPGSGGAKGTGGVQGTSGTSASGGKAVDIARQFLGRNASELKRSGALPMNPNVPSDVCCANFVSAVLQKAGLLDRHTDLVSGSSRTGLGAAGSIGRILKERGWKVVDAAHAKPGDVCILNNGGHVELVASNDHGNIQLIGSNNTNRDGTQRVGYGHPYGGAWYLTPP, from the coding sequence ATGACCGCAGTCAGCGCCGTGCGCTCCTCCTCAGCCGTCACCGCGAGCAACGATGCCCCGACCACCTACACCGTGCAGCATGGCGACACGCTGTCCGGCATCGCGCAACGCTTCGGCGTGTCATTGGCGGCGCTGGAGGCGGCCAATCCGCAGATCGCGAATCCGGATCGCATTTATCCGGGCGACCGCATCCACCTTCCCGCCGGTGGACAGGATGGCGGCCCGCAGGCCTCCGCGCCGGCCGCTGGCGCTCCGCCAGCGGGCAAGGGTGGGCCGGCATCGGGCTTCAGCATCAGCCAGAACGGTGTGCAGATGATCGAGGGCTTCGAGGGCTACAGCGCGACGGCGTATCCCGATCCGGGTACGGGCGGCGCGCCGTGGACCATCGGCTATGGCCATACCAAGGGCGTGCAGCCGGGGCAGACGATCACGCGCGCGCAGGCGGAGGCCTACCTCAAGGAGGACCTGGCCTGGGCGCAGGACGCCGTGCGTCGCAACGTGCACGTGCCGATCAACCAGAATCAGTTCGATGCGCTGGTAAGCCTCACCTACAACCTCGGCGCGAACGGATATCCGGGCCTGCTCGCCAAGCTCAACGCGGGCGATTACAAAGGCGCGCAGCAGATGTTCGGCGAGTATGTCCATGCGGGTGGGCGCGTATTGCAGGGGCTGGTCAATCGCCGAGCGAAGGAGGCCGCGCTGTTCGGCAGCGACGCGCCTAGCGGCACATCGACCACGCCATCGCCCCCGTCGCCGCCGCCGTCGGGCGGATCGCGCGGCGGCAGCTATACGGTGCAGCCGGGCGACACGCTGTCGGCGATCGCGGCGAGGCAGGGCGTTTCGCTGAAGGCGCTGGAGGCGGCCAACCCGCAGATCAGGGACTTCAACCACATCTACCCAGGGCAGGTGATTCACCTGCCGGGCAGCAGCGGGAGCAGTAGCGGCAGTCCGGCCGGGGGCAGCTATACCGTGCGCTCCGGCGACACGATGTCGGGCATCGCGGCGCGCCATGGTGTGTCGCTCTCGGCCTTGCTGGCAGCCAATCCACAGATTGCCAATCCGAACCGGATCTATCCGGGCCAGGTGATCCATCTGCCGGGAGGTTCGGGTGGCAACTCTGCGCCGGCATCGACCAGCCACGACTACACCGTGCGCTCGGGCGACACGCTGTCCGGCATCGCTGCGCGCAACGGAGTCTCGCTGGCTGCGCTGGAACGGGCCAATCCGCAGATCAGCCATCCCGACCGCATTTATCCCGGTCAGGTCATCCATATCCCGGGCTCTGGTGGCGCGAAGGGAACGGGCGGCGTGCAGGGCACGAGCGGCACGAGCGCCAGCGGCGGCAAGGCGGTGGACATCGCCAGGCAGTTCCTCGGGCGCAACGCGTCGGAACTCAAGCGCAGCGGCGCGCTGCCCATGAACCCGAACGTGCCCTCGGATGTGTGCTGCGCGAATTTCGTCTCGGCGGTACTGCAGAAGGCGGGCCTGCTCGATCGGCATACGGACCTGGTTTCCGGCTCCAGCCGTACGGGATTGGGAGCGGCGGGATCGATCGGGCGCATCCTCAAGGAACGGGGCTGGAAGGTCGTGGATGCGGCGCATGCGAAGCCGGGCGACGTGTGCATCCTCAACAATGGCGGCCACGTTGAGCTGGTGGCGAGCAACGACCACGGGAACATCCAGCTGATCGGCTCCAACAACACCAATCGCGACGGCACGCAGCGCGTCGGCTATGGCCATCCGTATGGCGGTGCGTGGTATCTCACCCCTCCCTGA
- the queD gene encoding 6-carboxytetrahydropterin synthase QueD → MHIFKIFQLEAAHRLPNVPPGHKCARLHGHSFRVEIHVEGEPDPALGWVMDFADVKTAFAPLYDQLDHHYLNDIEGLENPTSENLARWIFQRLAPRLPGLDKVVVHETCTSGASCSRDSF, encoded by the coding sequence ATGCATATCTTCAAGATCTTCCAGCTCGAAGCCGCTCACCGGCTTCCCAACGTGCCGCCCGGCCACAAGTGCGCGCGCCTGCATGGCCATTCCTTCCGCGTGGAGATCCACGTGGAGGGCGAGCCCGACCCCGCGCTTGGCTGGGTGATGGACTTTGCCGACGTCAAGACGGCCTTTGCCCCGTTGTACGACCAGCTCGACCATCATTACCTCAACGATATCGAGGGCTTGGAAAACCCCACGAGCGAGAACCTCGCGCGGTGGATCTTCCAGCGCCTGGCGCCGCGTCTGCCGGGGCTGGACAAGGTGGTGGTGCACGAGACCTGCACCTCTGGCGCCAGCTGCAGCCGCGACAGCTTCTGA
- a CDS encoding phasin family protein: MTQQLNVQVFAYAKQLTDNAFKAQSVALKGLEKIAELQIKALEKQSQVAADFIAEALETRDAEGLRTLWEKGTALSRENAERAVAVTQEIIAVTQKTAESLTALAQEQQQAANDAVAAPVAAVKKAAAK, from the coding sequence ATGACCCAGCAACTCAATGTCCAGGTGTTCGCTTACGCCAAGCAGCTGACCGACAACGCCTTCAAGGCCCAGTCGGTGGCCCTCAAGGGCCTGGAGAAGATCGCCGAGCTCCAGATCAAGGCGCTCGAGAAGCAGTCGCAGGTCGCCGCCGACTTCATCGCCGAAGCGCTGGAAACGCGCGACGCGGAAGGCCTGCGCACCCTGTGGGAGAAGGGCACCGCCCTGAGCCGCGAGAACGCCGAGCGCGCCGTGGCCGTGACCCAGGAAATCATTGCCGTCACGCAGAAGACCGCCGAGTCGCTGACCGCGCTGGCGCAGGAGCAGCAGCAGGCCGCCAACGATGCCGTCGCTGCCCCGGTGGCCGCGGTGAAGAAGGCTGCCGCGAAGTAA
- the atpB gene encoding F0F1 ATP synthase subunit A encodes MATEPQGGLTEYIQHHLHHNVVSFGDSAFMKLHLDSIVVAFVLGAVFCLWFWLKARKATSGVPSKGQALVELIVEFVDTQVKDTFHGDRRTVTPLALSIFMWVAFLNAMDLLPLDAPSFAVKTAAGVEAAHETFFRWVPTADINTTVGLALCVFLIVLGHGIKAKGGLGFGKELMTAPFHAHNPVVVAILVPFNFLLNVVEYLSKPVSLAMRLFGNMYGGELVFMLIAGLFAGWISFLPGVLFNTAWAIFHILIILLQAFIFMMLTIVYIATAREHH; translated from the coding sequence ATGGCAACCGAGCCTCAGGGCGGTCTAACCGAATACATCCAGCACCACCTGCATCACAACGTGGTGAGCTTCGGCGACAGCGCCTTCATGAAGCTCCATCTGGACTCCATCGTCGTGGCCTTCGTGCTCGGCGCGGTGTTCTGCCTGTGGTTCTGGCTGAAGGCCCGCAAGGCCACTTCCGGCGTGCCGTCGAAGGGGCAGGCGCTGGTGGAGCTGATCGTCGAGTTCGTCGATACCCAGGTGAAGGACACCTTCCACGGCGACCGCCGCACGGTGACGCCGCTGGCGCTGTCGATCTTCATGTGGGTGGCGTTCCTCAACGCCATGGACCTGCTGCCTCTCGATGCCCCGAGCTTCGCCGTCAAGACGGCCGCCGGCGTCGAGGCTGCGCACGAAACCTTCTTCCGCTGGGTGCCGACCGCCGACATCAACACCACGGTGGGCCTGGCCCTGTGCGTGTTCCTGATCGTGCTGGGCCACGGCATCAAGGCCAAGGGCGGCCTCGGCTTCGGCAAGGAGCTGATGACCGCGCCGTTCCATGCGCACAACCCGGTCGTGGTTGCGATCCTGGTGCCGTTCAACTTCTTGCTCAACGTCGTCGAATACCTGTCTAAGCCGGTGTCGCTCGCGATGCGACTCTTCGGCAACATGTACGGCGGCGAGCTGGTGTTCATGCTGATCGCGGGCCTGTTCGCGGGCTGGATCAGCTTCCTGCCGGGTGTGCTGTTCAACACCGCATGGGCGATCTTCCACATCCTGATCATCCTGCTGCAGGCGTTCATCTTCATGATGCTGACGATCGTCTACATCGCGACGGCGCGTGAGCATCACTGA
- the atpE gene encoding F0F1 ATP synthase subunit C, with protein MNLAELLTHVQGLTAIAIGIIIGLGALGACLGIAIMGSKFLESAARQPELVPLLQGRMFLLAGLIDAAFIIGLAVALLFAFSNPLTAVIQAAAGH; from the coding sequence ATGAACCTCGCCGAACTTCTGACCCATGTGCAGGGCCTGACCGCCATCGCCATCGGCATCATCATTGGCCTGGGCGCGCTGGGCGCTTGCTTGGGCATCGCCATCATGGGTTCCAAGTTCCTCGAGTCCGCTGCTCGCCAGCCGGAACTGGTCCCGCTGCTGCAGGGCCGCATGTTCCTGCTCGCCGGCCTGATCGACGCCGCGTTCATCATCGGCCTGGCCGTGGCCCTGCTGTTCGCGTTCTCGAACCCGCTGACCGCCGTGATCCAGGCGGCCGCCGGTCACTAA
- a CDS encoding F0F1 ATP synthase subunit B: MNINLTFLGQMVSFAILVWFTTKFIWPQLNAAIEERQKKVAEGLAAAEKARAELKDADAKVALEIKQARQQAAEIIERAQQQANQIVDKAREDAVAETARLKAAATEEVASMQQRAREELRGWVGRLAVQGAEKIVQREVDASAHKAMLDQLVAEI; encoded by the coding sequence ATGAATATCAATCTGACTTTCCTGGGCCAAATGGTGTCCTTCGCCATCCTGGTCTGGTTCACCACCAAGTTCATCTGGCCGCAGCTCAACGCCGCGATCGAAGAACGTCAGAAAAAGGTTGCCGAAGGCCTGGCCGCCGCCGAGAAGGCGCGCGCCGAGCTGAAGGATGCCGACGCCAAGGTCGCCCTCGAGATCAAGCAGGCGCGCCAGCAGGCCGCCGAGATCATCGAGCGCGCCCAGCAGCAGGCCAACCAGATCGTGGACAAGGCCCGCGAGGACGCCGTGGCCGAGACCGCGCGCCTGAAGGCCGCTGCTACCGAGGAAGTCGCCAGCATGCAGCAGCGCGCCCGCGAGGAGCTGCGCGGCTGGGTCGGTCGTCTGGCGGTGCAGGGCGCCGAGAAGATCGTGCAGCGCGAAGTCGATGCGTCGGCCCACAAGGCGATGCTCGATCAGCTCGTCGCTGAGATCTAA
- a CDS encoding F0F1 ATP synthase subunit delta translates to MAQAITLARPYARAAFELARASGALSAWSQSLTFAAAVAKDARVAALGNDPRVQVSQLVALHLPQGMDGEAPFAKFLGELAERRRLALLPEVADLFEQYKREAESQLLVKVTSAMALDAAQAEQLKASLKRRFKRDIELETQVDPSLLGGVVIDTGSEVIDGSVRGRLARLSGALAT, encoded by the coding sequence ATGGCCCAGGCAATCACTCTCGCCCGTCCGTATGCGCGCGCAGCTTTCGAGCTGGCTCGCGCATCCGGCGCGCTGTCCGCATGGTCCCAGTCGCTGACCTTCGCCGCCGCGGTGGCGAAGGACGCGCGTGTCGCTGCGCTGGGCAACGATCCGCGCGTGCAAGTGTCGCAGCTGGTGGCGCTGCATCTGCCGCAGGGCATGGACGGCGAAGCGCCGTTCGCGAAGTTCCTGGGCGAGCTGGCCGAGCGCCGTCGCCTGGCGCTGCTGCCGGAGGTCGCCGATCTGTTCGAGCAGTACAAGCGCGAGGCCGAGTCGCAGCTGCTGGTCAAGGTGACCAGCGCGATGGCGCTCGACGCCGCGCAGGCCGAGCAGCTGAAGGCTTCGCTGAAGCGCCGCTTCAAGCGCGATATCGAGCTGGAGACGCAGGTCGACCCCTCGCTGCTCGGCGGCGTGGTGATCGATACCGGCAGCGAAGTGATCGATGGCTCCGTACGCGGACGCCTGGCGCGCCTCTCCGGCGCGCTGGCGACCTAA
- the atpA gene encoding F0F1 ATP synthase subunit alpha — translation MSSTTLNPSEISELIKTRIEQFKLGAEARNEGTIISVSDGIVRIHGLADVMQGEMIELPGNSFALALNLERDSVGAVVLGEYQHLREGDTAKTTGRILEVPVGPELLGRVVDSLGHPIDGKGPLNAKLSSPIEKVAPGVVWRKSVDQPVQTGYKSVDSMIPIGRGQRELIIGDRQTGKTALAIDAIINQKDSGIKCIYVAIGQKRSSIANVVRKLEENGALANTIVVVASASESAALQYIAPYAGCAMGEYFRDRGEDALIIYDDLSKQAVAYRQISLLLKRPPGREAYPGDVFYLHSRLLERAARVSEEYVEKFTNGEVKGKTGSLTALPIIETQAGDVSAFVPTNVISITDGQIFLETDLFNAGIRPAVNAGISVSRVGGSAQTKIVKKLSGGVKLALAQFRELAAFAQFASDLDPATRAQLDRGQRVTELMKQKQYAPLSIAELALSVYAAEKGYLDDLAVDKVLPFEKGMHAFFHQNHGELMKKIVATGDWNNDIEATFKSGLDEYKKTGSW, via the coding sequence ATGTCCAGCACCACCTTGAACCCGTCCGAGATCAGTGAACTGATCAAGACCCGCATCGAGCAGTTCAAGCTCGGCGCGGAAGCCCGCAACGAGGGCACGATCATCAGCGTGTCCGACGGCATCGTGCGCATCCACGGCCTCGCTGACGTGATGCAGGGCGAAATGATCGAGCTGCCGGGCAATTCGTTTGCCCTGGCGCTGAACCTCGAGCGCGACTCGGTCGGCGCCGTGGTGCTGGGCGAATACCAGCACCTGCGCGAAGGCGATACCGCCAAGACCACCGGCCGCATCCTCGAAGTGCCGGTCGGTCCGGAGCTGCTGGGCCGCGTGGTCGACTCGCTGGGCCATCCGATCGACGGCAAGGGGCCGCTCAATGCCAAGCTCAGCTCGCCGATCGAAAAGGTCGCGCCGGGCGTGGTGTGGCGTAAGTCGGTCGACCAGCCGGTGCAGACCGGCTACAAGTCCGTCGACTCGATGATCCCGATCGGCCGCGGCCAGCGCGAGCTGATCATCGGCGACCGCCAGACCGGCAAGACCGCGCTGGCCATCGACGCGATCATCAACCAGAAAGATTCCGGCATTAAGTGCATTTACGTCGCGATCGGCCAGAAGCGCTCGTCGATCGCCAATGTGGTGCGCAAGCTCGAAGAGAACGGCGCGCTGGCCAACACCATCGTGGTGGTCGCCTCCGCCTCCGAGTCGGCCGCGCTGCAGTACATCGCGCCGTACGCCGGTTGCGCCATGGGCGAGTACTTCCGCGATCGCGGCGAAGACGCGCTGATCATCTACGACGATCTGTCCAAGCAGGCCGTGGCCTACCGCCAGATCTCGCTGCTGCTGAAGCGCCCGCCGGGCCGCGAAGCCTATCCGGGCGACGTGTTCTACCTGCACTCCCGTCTGCTCGAGCGCGCCGCGCGCGTGTCCGAGGAGTACGTCGAGAAGTTCACCAACGGCGAAGTGAAGGGCAAGACCGGTTCGCTGACCGCGCTGCCGATCATCGAGACCCAGGCCGGCGACGTGTCCGCGTTCGTGCCGACCAACGTGATCTCGATCACCGACGGGCAGATCTTCCTCGAGACCGACCTGTTCAACGCCGGCATCCGCCCGGCCGTGAACGCCGGTATCTCGGTGTCGCGCGTGGGCGGCTCGGCGCAGACCAAGATCGTGAAGAAGCTGTCCGGCGGCGTGAAGCTGGCCCTGGCGCAGTTCCGTGAGCTGGCCGCGTTCGCGCAGTTCGCTTCCGACCTCGACCCGGCCACCCGCGCCCAATTGGACCGCGGCCAGCGCGTGACCGAGCTGATGAAGCAGAAGCAGTACGCGCCGCTGTCGATCGCCGAACTCGCGCTGTCGGTGTACGCCGCCGAGAAGGGCTACCTGGACGACCTGGCGGTCGACAAGGTGCTGCCGTTCGAGAAGGGCATGCATGCGTTCTTCCATCAGAACCACGGCGAGCTGATGAAGAAGATCGTCGCCACCGGTGACTGGAACAACGACATCGAGGCCACCTTCAAGTCCGGCCTGGACGAGTACAAGAAGACCGGTAGCTGGTAA
- the atpG gene encoding F0F1 ATP synthase subunit gamma: MAGGREIKSKIKSTQNMRKVTRALEMVSASKIRKAQDLMKASRPYARQMRKVIAHVAQASTDFTHPFLVQREKVARVGYVVVSTDRGLCGGLNSNLFRRLLPAIREWQDKGVEVDVVAVGQKAVQFFRRIKGVNLVGSVTHLGEKPKVEQLVGVIKVALDAYTAGKLDRVFLAYNDFVNTMTQKPTLDALLPLPLVAAELEAHQAAGESAYAGIKLEQTHDWDYIYEPDAATVLEHVLGRYIESVVYQGVLENLASEHAARMVAMKAASDNASKVIGELTLVYNKARQAAITQEISEIVGGAAAV; this comes from the coding sequence ATGGCAGGCGGACGCGAAATCAAATCCAAGATCAAGAGCACGCAGAACATGCGCAAGGTGACGCGCGCGCTCGAAATGGTCTCGGCGTCGAAGATCCGCAAGGCGCAGGATCTGATGAAGGCATCGCGCCCCTATGCGCGCCAGATGCGCAAAGTGATCGCGCACGTCGCCCAGGCCAGCACCGATTTCACCCATCCGTTCCTGGTGCAGCGCGAGAAAGTGGCGCGCGTCGGCTACGTGGTGGTCTCGACCGACCGCGGCCTGTGTGGCGGCCTGAATTCGAACCTGTTCCGCCGTCTGCTGCCCGCCATCCGCGAGTGGCAGGACAAGGGCGTCGAGGTTGACGTCGTGGCCGTGGGCCAGAAGGCCGTGCAGTTCTTCCGCCGCATCAAGGGCGTGAACCTCGTCGGCAGCGTTACCCACCTGGGTGAGAAGCCCAAGGTCGAGCAGCTGGTGGGCGTGATCAAGGTGGCGCTGGACGCGTACACCGCGGGCAAGCTCGATCGCGTGTTCCTTGCGTATAACGACTTCGTCAACACGATGACCCAGAAGCCGACGCTCGACGCGCTGCTGCCGCTGCCTCTGGTGGCCGCGGAGCTCGAAGCGCACCAGGCGGCGGGCGAATCGGCCTATGCCGGCATCAAGCTCGAGCAGACGCACGACTGGGACTACATCTACGAGCCGGACGCCGCCACGGTGCTGGAGCACGTGCTGGGGCGCTACATCGAGTCGGTGGTGTACCAGGGTGTGCTGGAAAATCTCGCCAGCGAGCACGCGGCGCGCATGGTCGCGATGAAGGCGGCCTCGGACAACGCGAGCAAGGTCATCGGCGAGCTGACGCTGGTCTACAACAAGGCACGCCAGGCCGCGATCACGCAGGAAATCTCGGAAATCGTCGGCGGCGCCGCGGCGGTCTGA